TTATCTACCACCACACCCATTTAATAAACTACAGTGGCTCTCTTTAACCTACAGAATCAAGTATAAAATCCTGTGTTTATAGTTCAAGGTTCTTCATATCATGATCTctcatctttccagttttctgacactttattcttattttctgaCACCACATATTCTGTAATTTACTGAAATAGATGTCCTTTATATTCTTCATATAAAACACTATCTCCTAACTTCATgaattttctttgctatttcccACACCCAGAGTATTCTTCCTCCTTATCACTACTTCTTTAGGTCACAAATAAAATTCCACCTTGATCACTTAGCCTGTCTAATTATCCCTCATTCTAATACTTTGTCTCTGCTGACTAACTCTAATTATACTGTAAATATTATACTGTCTAcatattgttttcctctttagATTGTGGCTTCCTTGACTGGAGGGACtgtcttttactttctttccaacacttaacacagtgcctgtaataaatatttgtgtatttacTGCCTTTGAAACTATAATTTCTTTCAAGGTTCAGTCCACATGATATCTCAAAGGAAGCCCATCCTAATTTCCTTACTTATTAATGTTTACCCTCTCTTCCTCAAATTATCattgatatttatcatatttactTAGATATTTACCCCTTGATGGATATTTTTACCCCTTGTAGGCAAgaactatttttattcttataatacaCTCTTTATAAATTTTACACTCAACATATCCCACAAGCttttaattaagtacctactatgtcccAGACACATGGTAGGCTGTTaaaaaaatgcttgctgaattacATTGggtaataatataacaaaaatctGACATCTGAGGGAATAACAGTTTGTAGTTCAGAAGTACAGTGATACTCCCAAGCCCACAACAGGACTATCACGAACTATAAACCATGAGGCAAACTTTGGCTGTACATTACAGTTTTGAAAAAGGGGCACATATTCTGTCCAGAGAAAGCATAGAATAGTCCAAGTTAAAGGAAAGAGATTGTGATGGAACTTCAAGAAAGGCAGTCACTCAGATAGATTCATGATGGCATATATATTAAATCAATCCTGACAAAAGCTGTTAATGGATCTAGAGTTTCCCCTGTTTGCTGCTatagttattaaaaattattaaaagtgaTATAGCTGGAAGTGGTAAATTATATTATGGAAGCCTCAATCAATACTCCAATCTCTGGCTCAAAAGAGTAGAGGAATGGGAATGACAAAAAGCAACAACTAAAAAGAAGCTCATATCCTCAAAGTCTTCCCAATGAGGAACTATAAGGATTTAactcttcctctgtttttttttcctgttggaaGTGGGGAGTAAATGAATATTCAGACTATTTGTTCCTCAGAAACTCTTtggctacaaaaataaaatagaaagctaGACATATTGAAATGCATACTCTAGAATATACAAAAGGTAATGTCAAAAACTTCAGAGAAATATAGTCATGAGGCCATGGCCATAAATTCTAAAATGGAATGAAGgctaagagagaaagaagacttctaaagatgaaattattattgtATGGTCATAAATAATCCCCATGAGGAATAAAATCAGGAAGTATCTAAGGTAGCTGATGTCACAGTGGGTCGATTGTTGGACCCAGACTCAAGAAGACAAGTTTAAATCCAGGCTCAAAACTTTACTCTTTGATTTTGAGCAAGTTACTGAATTTATGTTTCCTtaagtttcctcagttataaaatggagataataatagggCTAATCTTTCATGGTTCTTATGGAGATCATatcaagtaatattttttttaaaaaatgcataatgTTGGCACAATGTAGGTGCTATATATTgcctatttcctttctcttccctttccttcctcctatcTAAGGAAACTAATGTGATTGGAAGAATAGTCTCAAGAAACTACAAAATACATGAAATATGTGAAGGAGCCTGGATGGAAATGTACCATTAATATAAATATTCTCAGAACTttattggtttgatttatctaaatcttcAAATATAATAGCATATATAGAGATACATATTTAAAGTAAAAGATACATAAATGTAGATATCtacatgtgtgtatttttaaatagAGAGATAAACAAGACAACAAGAGGAATGGTCAAAAACTGTGCAAACTGAGAATTAGACAAACCAAAAGATAATTTCAGGAGCTCTTTGTAAGAACGTCAAAACTAATAATAAGTCTTTAAACATACCAaatatgggggcagctaagtggcacagtggaggTCTGCAGTCAGAAgtatctgacttcaaatctgatctcagacacttaacacttccccaattgtctcagggggaaaaaaaagcaaatatgtaTTACTTCTAGTATTTATACTTTAATTATCAAAAAATAGATTTACAtcctttttaaaggaaacaaaaatgaaaagggagtcatttgttttttattaagcAAATTATAATTTCCTAGAATGAATAATGCCAGAAGGAGAATGTATTAAATTTAATGAGAAAAGATTAATAATTACTCataattttctcttcaatttgCAGTAACTGAAACTGATAACCAACATCATTTTCTTGagcttgctaattttttttctgtttctatcatTAACTTTTCATCCTTCTTCACTATAATATCTATGGTCTTCTCAATTTCTTCTCAGAgcttgattttatatttaaacaaCTTCTAAATTTTTATCTCTAGTATCAGAGATACTTCCATACTTATGTTTCTAGTTGACCACTGAGGATTACTACTAGAAAATCTTTCTAGAACCTCAAATTTTACCTGTCCAAATACTGGCTTTTGATCTCCTTTAGAAAATAagctcttctttgtttctttgaatgaaaaaaagttcATGTTACAAAGTCATTTAAGAGATCTTCCTAAAACTCCCAATTTGAAGGCACAATCTCTTCATTGCCACCTTCATCTCTTTGTTCCTGAATGATTAAATGACTGGATTGAGAAAAGGGGTAAGAACTACATCAAAAATGGCAAGAAACTTATCCAACTGTGACGTTGGGTGTGGCCATGTATAAACAAAGAGCAGTggagtaaaaaacaaaatcacaacAGTGATGTGAGCTGACAGAGTAGAGAGAGCCTTGGAAGAACCACCTGTAGAAAGCTTCTGAACAGTGACTAGAATGAAAATGTAGGAGATGAACAAGATACAGAAAAAAGCCAAGGAAATGAAGCCACTATTAGCAATGACCATGAATTCTAGTCTGTCTGTATCTGTGCAAGCAAGTTTGATGAACCGAGGCAGATCACAATAAAAGCTGTCCAATACATTAGGGCCACAAAATGGCAGATTAATAACAAAAGCCATCTGGGCCATTGAGTGGATGAAACCAATGGTCCAAGCAGCCACCAGGAACACAGTACACATCCTTGGACACATAATAGTCAGATAATGGAGAGGCTTACATATGGCAACATATCTGTCAAAGGCCATGGATATAAGCAACACCACCTCAACACCACCCATCAAGTGAATAAAGAACATCTGAGTGATGCAGCCAGAGAATGATATGACCTTGCGTTTTCTGAAAAGGTCATATATCATCTTGGGGGAAGTGACTGAGGAAAATCCTAGGTCAGTGAAGGAGAGATTGGCCAGCAAGAAGTACATGGGAGAATGCAAGTGAGGGTCAAAAGTCACTGTGAGAATAATCAGGGAGTTTCCCAACATGCTTGCCACATAAaatatagaggagaaaacaaagaggaaaagctGGATATACCAAGAATTGGAGAGTCCCAGGAACACAAATTCAGACACCACAGTGTGATTGGCTCTGCTCATTGTCCTAGCAGCATTGCATCTGTAGCCACCTTTAGGAAAAGAATTAAGGGAGAATCacaattattttgaataacattaatatttcagaattcaattcaacaaatatttagtaaatgcctACTCTGTGTGACAAAGAATGAATTCACATGATGGAAATTAAGTCTTCTCTCAACTTCTCACAGCAATATACACTTTATCTCATGGTTACATGAAACCTTGAGGACCCTGCCAAACAATACTATTTTTAATTAACACCATGGCCTTCTATAACATTCCTCCAGTTTTTGTGTAATATAGGACTGGTGTGAAAAATTATCTGGAGGAACAATCTGGGTAATGAACCAGAGCAGAatgtgagaaggaaaagaaattctctatttttttcaaccTATACTACTTATCTATCATAATTCACCTAAATTTTCTGAGCTttgtaaaactgggataataataactGCATAATCTATCTTGAAGCAATGAGAAGCAAATGAACATTTTAGACAAGTATAGATGAGGATATGGtcccttattctctctctttcacctttcccaatctatattctatattcaagCTGTCAAACTGAGGATTTCCAGAGCAGCTAATCCTAACTCTGTTGCTGTAACTTTCAACATCCTAAAAACAACACTGTTTGGGAAGATACactctttttattccttctcaCAGCTGTAGCTGCTGAGACATAACCATTGTGCTTCCATTTAACAAATTAATCAACATGACAAAATTAACTGAAtcaaaaacatttactaaaaagAAGACAAGTcaagaaaaattaacaataacaataatcatgatgacgatgatgatgacaGTGGATTAATAGtcactactatgtgccaggcactctgcaaaacatgttttataaaaattattgcaTCTATCCTCACAACTGTCCTGGGagattaatgttattattatccgcA
The DNA window shown above is from Sminthopsis crassicaudata isolate SCR6 chromosome 2, ASM4859323v1, whole genome shotgun sequence and carries:
- the LOC141553448 gene encoding olfactory receptor 4F3/4F16/4F29-like — translated: MSRANHTVVSEFVFLGLSNSWYIQLFLFVFSSIFYVASMLGNSLIILTVTFDPHLHSPMYFLLANLSFTDLGFSSVTSPKMIYDLFRKRKVISFSGCITQMFFIHLMGGVEVVLLISMAFDRYVAICKPLHYLTIMCPRMCTVFLVAAWTIGFIHSMAQMAFVINLPFCGPNVLDSFYCDLPRFIKLACTDTDRLEFMVIANSGFISLAFFCILFISYIFILVTVQKLSTGGSSKALSTLSAHITVVILFFTPLLFVYTWPHPTSQLDKFLAIFDVVLTPFLNPVI